A genomic stretch from Telmatocola sphagniphila includes:
- a CDS encoding SRPBCC family protein, whose product MILENLSGVLATGRELISSRFFDFPRELVFEAWKDPDHIIHWWGPNGFTNTFEEFDFRIGGHWRFVMHGPNGANFQNHIIFTDILEPEKIEFDHVSLPYFQVMVNFEESNGKTKVTFRQTFKTLEECQRLRSIAVPANEQNFDRLNAELTKMT is encoded by the coding sequence ATGATCCTGGAAAATCTTTCCGGAGTGCTCGCCACCGGGCGAGAGTTGATATCCAGCAGATTTTTTGATTTTCCCCGCGAGTTGGTTTTCGAAGCTTGGAAAGACCCGGATCACATCATCCACTGGTGGGGGCCGAACGGGTTTACGAATACATTTGAAGAATTCGATTTTCGAATAGGGGGGCATTGGCGATTCGTCATGCACGGCCCGAACGGCGCGAACTTCCAGAATCACATTATTTTCACCGATATTTTAGAACCGGAAAAAATTGAATTCGATCATGTCTCCCTGCCGTATTTTCAAGTAATGGTTAACTTTGAAGAGTCGAATGGAAAAACCAAAGTGACCTTCCGGCAAACCTTCAAGACTCTCGAGGAATGTCAGCGATTGCGAAGTATTGCAGTCCCGGCAAATGAACAGAATTTTGACAGGCTTAATGCCGAATTGACCAAGATGACATAA